A single window of Kitasatospora sp. HUAS MG31 DNA harbors:
- a CDS encoding FadR/GntR family transcriptional regulator, with translation MDEASLPWQVGAVFRPVRTGNAFEETVERILQAIKLGVVGHGDRLPAERELATLLGVSRETLREALRSLQQAGYVEARRGRYGGTFVTYRLPAPDVGELRRAAEDLGSELEDALAYRLVLETGAAELAARRELTAEQRGYLTQRLAEADAASPEEYRQCDSRFHLAIGELTGSRSLAASIAEARMRLNDLLNAIPMLERNIDHASRQHGAMARAILDGDHLAARQATEEHLEATAALLRAFLG, from the coding sequence ATGGACGAGGCATCCCTCCCCTGGCAGGTCGGCGCGGTCTTCCGCCCGGTACGCACCGGCAACGCGTTCGAGGAGACCGTCGAGCGGATCCTCCAGGCCATCAAGCTCGGCGTGGTAGGCCACGGCGACCGGCTGCCCGCCGAACGCGAGCTCGCCACGCTTCTGGGCGTCAGCCGCGAGACCCTCCGCGAGGCCCTGCGCTCGCTCCAGCAGGCCGGCTACGTGGAGGCCCGCCGCGGCCGGTACGGCGGCACCTTCGTGACCTACCGGCTGCCCGCCCCCGACGTCGGCGAGCTGCGCCGGGCCGCCGAGGACCTCGGCAGCGAGCTCGAGGACGCCCTGGCGTACCGGCTGGTGCTGGAGACCGGCGCCGCCGAGCTGGCCGCCCGCCGCGAACTGACCGCCGAGCAGCGCGGCTACCTCACCCAGCGGCTGGCCGAGGCCGACGCGGCCAGCCCCGAGGAGTACCGGCAGTGCGACTCCCGGTTCCACCTGGCGATCGGCGAGCTCACCGGTTCCCGCTCGCTGGCCGCCAGCATCGCCGAGGCCCGGATGCGGCTGAACGACCTGCTCAACGCCATCCCCATGCTGGAGCGCAACATCGACCACGCCTCCCGCCAGCACGGCGCGATGGCCCGCGCCATCCTGGACGGCGACCACCTGGCCGCCCGTCAGGCCACCGAGGAGCACCTGGAGGCCACGGCCGCCCTGCTGCGCGCCTTTCTCGGCTGA
- a CDS encoding amino acid permease → MTSERSPEQTADPAFPADSPPVSADEQRLRELGYTQELARTMSGFSNFAVSFSIVSILSGCLTLYGMGMNTGGPVMIVWGWPLVGLLTLCVGLAMAEICSSFPTAGGLYYWAAKLAPSRGPAWSWFTGWFNFLGQVAVTAGVDYGAAFFTNALLELQFGFTVTPGHTVLVFVVILLLHGLLNTLGVRLVALFNDISVWWHLVGVLVIVGALALLPEHHASASSVFTEFVDNTGFGNGFYVGMLGLLLAQYTLTGYDASAHMTEETVDAARSGPRGIVNAILVSLVAGWVLLIGLTFAVQDYAAEAAAAVPPAAIFLDAVGPTGAKLLLVIVIGAQFFCGMASVTANSRMIYAFSRDGALPGSRIWHRIDPRTQTPTNAVWLAAGGALLLVLPALWNSTAYTAVTSISVIGLYISYVIPVLLRLRQGAAFPRGPWHLGRWSRIIGTVAVGWTAVITVLFMLPTVSPVTAKSFNYTPVAVSVVLGFAGLWWLVSARRWFTGPRVHEAPAAAPAHPAAELETP, encoded by the coding sequence ATGACGTCCGAAAGATCACCAGAGCAGACTGCCGACCCGGCGTTTCCGGCGGATTCCCCACCGGTTTCCGCCGACGAACAGCGGCTGCGCGAACTCGGCTACACCCAGGAACTCGCCCGCACCATGTCGGGCTTCTCCAACTTCGCGGTCTCCTTCTCCATCGTCTCCATCCTCTCCGGCTGCCTGACCCTCTACGGGATGGGCATGAACACCGGCGGGCCCGTCATGATCGTCTGGGGCTGGCCGCTGGTCGGCCTGCTCACCCTGTGCGTGGGCCTGGCCATGGCGGAGATCTGTTCCAGCTTCCCGACCGCCGGCGGCCTCTACTACTGGGCGGCCAAGCTGGCGCCCTCCCGCGGCCCGGCGTGGAGCTGGTTCACCGGGTGGTTCAACTTCCTCGGACAGGTCGCGGTCACCGCCGGCGTGGACTACGGCGCGGCGTTCTTCACCAACGCCCTGCTGGAGCTGCAGTTCGGCTTCACCGTCACCCCCGGGCACACCGTGCTGGTCTTCGTGGTGATCCTGCTCCTGCACGGCCTGCTCAACACCCTCGGCGTCCGGCTGGTCGCCCTGTTCAACGACATCAGCGTCTGGTGGCACCTGGTCGGCGTGCTGGTGATCGTCGGGGCGCTGGCCCTGCTGCCCGAGCACCACGCCTCCGCCTCCTCCGTGTTCACCGAGTTCGTCGACAACACCGGCTTCGGCAACGGCTTCTACGTCGGCATGCTCGGCCTGCTGCTCGCCCAGTACACCCTCACCGGCTACGACGCCTCCGCGCACATGACCGAGGAGACCGTGGACGCCGCCCGCTCCGGCCCGCGCGGCATCGTCAACGCCATCCTGGTCTCGCTGGTGGCCGGCTGGGTGCTGCTGATCGGCCTCACCTTCGCCGTCCAGGACTACGCCGCCGAGGCGGCCGCCGCGGTACCCCCGGCCGCGATCTTCCTCGACGCGGTCGGACCCACCGGCGCCAAGCTGCTGCTGGTCATCGTGATCGGCGCCCAGTTCTTCTGCGGCATGGCCTCGGTCACCGCCAACTCCCGCATGATCTACGCCTTCTCCCGGGACGGCGCGCTGCCCGGCTCCCGGATCTGGCACCGGATCGACCCCCGCACCCAGACCCCCACCAACGCGGTCTGGCTGGCCGCCGGCGGCGCCCTGCTGCTGGTCCTGCCCGCGCTGTGGAACTCCACCGCCTACACGGCCGTCACCTCCATCTCGGTGATCGGCCTGTACATCAGCTACGTCATCCCGGTCCTGCTGCGGCTGCGCCAGGGTGCGGCCTTCCCGCGCGGCCCCTGGCATCTGGGCCGCTGGAGCAGGATCATCGGCACCGTCGCGGTCGGCTGGACGGCCGTGATCACCGTGCTGTTCATGCTCCCGACCGTCAGCCCCGTCACCGCCAAGTCCTTCAACTACACCCCCGTGGCGGTCAGCGTCGTCCTCGGCTTCGCCGGCCTCTGGTGGCTGGTGTCCGCCCGGCGCTGGTTCACCGGCCCCCGGGTCCACGAGGCCCCGGCCGCCGCCCCCGCCCACCCGGCCGCCGAACTGGAGACCCCATGA
- a CDS encoding glutamine synthetase family protein produces the protein MTAPRLTLDRLRALVAAGEIDTVVLAMTDMQGRLQGKRLAADYFLTDVVPGAAEGCGYLLAVDVDMNTVDGYRISSWDSGYGDLVLTPDLDTLRMVPWHPATAMVQCDVHHHDGRPVTVSPRQILRRQLERLAGYGWKAYAGTELEFIVFRDSYEQAWSRDYHGLTPVNQYNVDYSVLGTSRIEPLLRRLRNGMAGAGLTVESAKGECNLGQHEIAFKYDEALTTCDNHAVYKTGAKEIAAQEGVSLTFMAKYDEREGNSCHIHLSLRDADGRPVMAGDGPHGFSRTMEHFLAGQLACLAEFSLLLAPTVNSYKRYVPGSFAPTAIAWGRDNRTCALRVVGHGPSLRFENRVPGGDVNPYLAVAALIAAGLHGIEQQLTLEPEFTGNAYASDAPRVPASLREAVDAFARSAAATEAFGKDVVEHYTHAGRVELAAYEAAVTDWERRRGFERL, from the coding sequence ATGACCGCCCCCCGGCTCACCCTCGACCGGCTCCGCGCCCTCGTCGCCGCCGGCGAGATCGACACGGTCGTCCTCGCGATGACCGACATGCAGGGCCGCCTCCAGGGCAAGCGGCTGGCCGCCGACTACTTCCTCACCGACGTCGTCCCCGGCGCCGCCGAGGGCTGCGGCTACCTGCTGGCCGTGGACGTGGACATGAACACCGTGGACGGCTACCGGATCTCCTCCTGGGACAGCGGCTACGGCGACCTGGTCCTCACCCCCGACCTGGACACCCTGCGGATGGTGCCCTGGCACCCGGCCACCGCGATGGTCCAGTGCGACGTCCACCACCACGACGGCCGCCCGGTCACCGTCTCCCCGCGGCAGATCCTGCGCCGCCAGCTGGAACGGCTGGCCGGCTACGGCTGGAAGGCTTACGCCGGCACCGAGCTGGAGTTCATCGTCTTCCGGGACAGCTACGAGCAGGCCTGGAGCCGCGACTACCACGGCCTCACCCCGGTCAACCAGTACAACGTCGACTACTCCGTCCTCGGCACCTCCCGGATCGAGCCCCTGCTGCGCCGGCTGCGCAACGGCATGGCCGGCGCCGGGCTCACCGTGGAGTCCGCCAAGGGCGAGTGCAACCTCGGCCAGCACGAGATCGCCTTCAAGTACGACGAGGCGCTCACCACCTGCGACAACCACGCCGTCTACAAGACCGGGGCCAAGGAGATCGCCGCCCAGGAAGGCGTCAGCCTCACCTTCATGGCCAAGTACGACGAGCGCGAGGGCAACTCCTGCCACATCCACCTCAGCCTGCGCGACGCCGACGGCCGCCCGGTGATGGCCGGGGACGGGCCGCACGGCTTCTCCCGCACCATGGAACACTTCCTGGCCGGCCAGCTCGCCTGCCTCGCCGAGTTCTCCCTGCTGCTCGCGCCCACCGTCAACTCCTACAAGCGGTACGTGCCGGGCAGCTTCGCCCCCACCGCCATCGCCTGGGGACGCGACAACCGCACCTGTGCGCTGCGGGTGGTCGGCCACGGCCCCTCGCTCCGGTTCGAGAACCGCGTCCCCGGCGGCGACGTCAACCCGTACCTCGCGGTGGCCGCGCTGATCGCCGCCGGACTCCACGGCATCGAACAGCAGCTCACCCTGGAACCGGAGTTCACCGGCAACGCGTACGCCTCCGACGCCCCCCGCGTCCCGGCGAGCCTGCGCGAGGCGGTGGACGCCTTCGCCCGCAGCGCGGCGGCCACCGAGGCCTTCGGCAAGGACGTCGTCGAGCACTACACCCACGCCGGCCGGGTCGAACTGGCCGCCTACGAAGCCGCGGTGACCGACTGGGAGCGCCGCCGGGGGTTCGAGCGCCTGTGA